Proteins co-encoded in one Burkholderia ambifaria AMMD genomic window:
- a CDS encoding PAAR domain-containing protein gives MALQMIVVGDETSHGGRVITGSETHSIDGKKIARLHDLVDCPEKYPDGRPHGINKIIEAHPTVTIDGQRVALHGHHTECGCTLIGSMTARVGD, from the coding sequence ATGGCATTACAGATGATCGTGGTCGGTGATGAAACCTCGCACGGCGGGCGAGTGATCACCGGTTCGGAAACCCATAGCATCGACGGCAAAAAGATTGCGCGGCTGCATGACCTGGTGGACTGTCCAGAAAAATATCCGGACGGTCGACCGCACGGCATCAACAAAATTATCGAGGCTCATCCGACGGTGACGATCGATGGCCAGCGCGTCGCATTGCACGGTCATCATACCGAGTGCGGGTGCACCTTGATTGGCAGCATGACTGCCCGCGTCGGCGACTGA
- a CDS encoding CGNR zinc finger domain-containing protein: MSKTSPVMEAHTFVARDFIGGHAVLDFVNTVTGRDDTPRDWLPDYDAYLAWLASATLLPALDLKRLAARAAEAPAAADRALRDAKGLREALFGIFDALAHRASPAAADLATLEHAWRRAVSRQRLVATAGRVAFGYAPDTRVDADLHLPAELIALDAVKLLDAIPDGRLRMCAGPNCAWLFIDGSKTGRRKWCDMATCGNVAKARRHYHATRHGLAGAAHDRDAAE, from the coding sequence ATGTCAAAGACTTCACCGGTTATGGAAGCGCACACGTTCGTGGCGCGCGATTTCATCGGCGGTCACGCCGTCCTCGACTTCGTCAACACGGTGACCGGCCGCGACGACACGCCGCGCGACTGGCTGCCCGATTACGACGCGTATCTGGCGTGGCTGGCGTCGGCGACCTTGCTCCCGGCGCTCGACCTGAAGCGGCTCGCGGCCCGCGCGGCCGAAGCCCCGGCGGCGGCCGACCGCGCGTTGCGCGATGCCAAGGGCCTGCGTGAAGCGTTGTTCGGGATCTTCGATGCGCTCGCACACCGCGCATCGCCGGCCGCAGCGGATCTCGCCACGCTGGAGCACGCGTGGCGGCGGGCGGTGAGCAGGCAGCGGCTGGTCGCGACGGCCGGACGAGTGGCATTCGGCTACGCGCCGGATACGCGCGTCGACGCGGATCTGCACCTGCCCGCCGAGCTGATTGCGCTCGACGCCGTGAAGCTTCTCGACGCGATACCGGACGGACGGCTCCGGATGTGCGCGGGTCCGAATTGCGCGTGGCTGTTCATCGACGGGTCGAAGACTGGGCGTCGCAAGTGGTGCGACATGGCAACCTGTGGAAACGTCGCGAAGGCGCGACGGCACTACCACGCGACGAGGCACGGGCTGGCGGGGGCGGCGCACGATCGCGACGCGGCCGAATAG
- a CDS encoding arginase family protein: protein MTEPTASSDLQAEHSSTGVVRPIELIAAPSSLGLKPNGAGREPDTWRGPDALLATGLAARLGARVAWLPHPAYAFEPQPGTRIRNGVSIRAFSRELAAHVAGALARGAFPIVLGGDCSILLGCLLGNRHAGGRGLVHVDGHSDFFHPGNYDTATRLGSAAGMDLALATGRGEPLLTCWPDLDGPLVDDRDVCQVGERDAETAEFEAAYGDIVRTAITQTTIQQLLARGPAAVAGELVDWLHRRALRRVWLHVDLDVLDQSQLPAVDSPGSPGLDFDGLDALLGLLVASGRVAGIDFTIYDPGLNSELAHADGSRAASRGARPRCRGRGADSAGRRMEDARPPTRTRAYLRRPKLGRFRLAAR, encoded by the coding sequence ATGACGGAGCCGACCGCTTCATCCGACCTGCAGGCCGAACATTCGTCAACCGGCGTCGTTCGGCCGATCGAACTCATCGCCGCGCCGAGCAGCCTCGGCCTGAAGCCGAACGGCGCCGGCCGCGAGCCCGACACGTGGCGCGGCCCGGACGCGCTACTCGCCACCGGACTCGCCGCGCGTCTGGGCGCGCGCGTTGCGTGGCTCCCGCATCCTGCCTATGCGTTCGAGCCGCAACCCGGCACTCGCATCCGTAACGGCGTGTCGATCCGCGCGTTCTCGCGGGAACTCGCCGCGCACGTCGCCGGTGCGCTCGCACGGGGCGCCTTTCCGATCGTGCTCGGCGGCGACTGCAGCATCCTGCTCGGGTGCCTGCTGGGCAACCGGCACGCAGGGGGCCGCGGGCTCGTCCACGTCGACGGGCACAGCGACTTCTTCCATCCGGGCAATTACGACACGGCGACGCGGCTCGGCTCCGCGGCCGGGATGGATCTCGCGCTGGCGACCGGCCGGGGCGAGCCGCTGCTGACGTGCTGGCCGGACCTCGATGGTCCGCTCGTCGACGATCGCGACGTATGCCAGGTCGGCGAGCGCGACGCGGAAACCGCCGAGTTCGAGGCGGCCTACGGCGATATCGTTCGAACGGCGATCACACAAACGACGATCCAGCAGTTGCTCGCGCGCGGGCCTGCCGCCGTCGCTGGCGAACTCGTCGACTGGCTGCACAGGCGCGCGCTTCGGCGGGTGTGGTTGCACGTCGATCTCGACGTGCTCGATCAGTCGCAACTTCCTGCCGTGGATTCGCCCGGCTCGCCGGGGCTGGACTTCGATGGGCTCGATGCGTTGCTCGGCCTGCTCGTCGCGTCCGGTCGCGTTGCGGGGATCGACTTCACGATCTACGATCCGGGGCTCAATTCGGAGCTGGCGCATGCGGACGGATCGCGCGCAGCATCGCGCGGAGCGCGGCCGCGCTGCCGGGGGCGCGGCGCCGATAGTGCGGGCCGCCGGATGGAAGACGCCCGGCCGCCGACGCGAACGCGTGCCTATTTGCGACGCCCGAAACTCGGCCGCTTCCGACTCGCCGCGCGCTGA
- a CDS encoding DUF4279 domain-containing protein — protein sequence MHPDSPAPSENILAYATFIISSEDVHPDTWTAFFGVFPSRTITRGKPYLLPSGRLGSRPGKLNLWALESKPAVHSDRLEPHLRYLIDRLSLPRDDVRERIERADARMRFFCYWDNETGNRVPYVSEATRKLIESIGGVLEIDEYR from the coding sequence ATGCACCCTGACTCTCCGGCGCCTTCTGAAAACATCCTCGCATACGCGACGTTCATCATTTCGTCGGAGGACGTGCACCCGGACACGTGGACCGCCTTTTTCGGCGTCTTCCCCAGTCGAACGATCACGCGAGGAAAGCCCTATCTGCTACCGTCGGGACGCCTCGGTTCGCGGCCCGGAAAGCTCAACCTTTGGGCGTTGGAAAGCAAGCCAGCTGTTCATAGCGATCGATTGGAGCCGCATCTTCGGTACCTGATCGACCGCCTCTCGTTGCCCCGCGACGATGTCCGTGAGCGCATCGAACGGGCTGACGCGCGCATGCGATTCTTCTGCTACTGGGACAACGAGACGGGTAATCGTGTGCCTTATGTGTCGGAGGCCACGCGCAAGCTCATTGAATCGATCGGGGGCGTGCTCGAAATCGATGAATACCGATAA
- a CDS encoding enolase C-terminal domain-like protein produces MSESRRAGTPRVTRMQVIPVAGRDSMLLNLCGAHAPYFTRNLVILDDSSGHTGVGEVPGGEGIRHALERMTDLVVGQSIGRYQATLNAVRAALSGAAAGAGRTIQHEVTSAGEAAVLRQPHEINLRLDNVITAIEAALLDLLGQHLDVPVAALLGEGQQRDAVPMLAYLFYIGERRRTDLPYRDETQATDPWFRLRNEAALTPAAIAQQAEAAVERYGFADFKLKGGVMAGADEMEAIAAIKARFPDARATLDPNGAWSLDEAVALCRGQGHLLAYAEDPCGPEAGYSGREVMAEFRRATGIPTATNMIATDWRQMDHAVRLRAVDIPLADPHFWTMQGSVRLAQLCRDWGLTWGSHSNNHFDVSLAMFTHAAAAAPGTITAIDTHWIWQEGDARLTREPLEIVGGQVAVPERPGLGIELDMAQVEAAHALYREVGGTARDDAMAMRYLVPGWTYDPKRPSFGRG; encoded by the coding sequence ATGTCCGAATCCCGCCGTGCCGGCACGCCGCGCGTCACGCGCATGCAGGTGATCCCCGTCGCCGGCCGCGACAGCATGCTGCTGAACCTGTGCGGCGCGCACGCGCCGTATTTCACGCGCAACCTCGTGATACTCGACGACAGCAGCGGCCACACGGGCGTCGGCGAAGTGCCCGGCGGCGAAGGCATCCGGCATGCGCTCGAACGGATGACCGACCTCGTGGTCGGCCAGTCGATCGGGCGTTACCAGGCCACGCTCAACGCGGTGCGCGCGGCGCTGTCCGGCGCGGCGGCCGGCGCCGGACGCACGATCCAGCACGAAGTGACGTCGGCCGGCGAGGCGGCCGTGCTGCGCCAGCCGCACGAGATCAACCTGCGGCTCGACAACGTGATCACCGCGATCGAGGCCGCGCTGCTGGACCTGCTCGGCCAGCATCTCGACGTGCCGGTCGCCGCGTTGCTCGGCGAAGGGCAGCAGCGCGACGCGGTGCCGATGCTCGCGTACCTGTTCTACATCGGCGAGCGGCGCCGCACCGACCTGCCGTATCGCGACGAAACGCAGGCAACCGATCCGTGGTTCCGCCTGCGCAACGAAGCGGCGCTCACGCCGGCCGCGATCGCGCAGCAGGCCGAGGCCGCGGTCGAACGCTACGGCTTCGCCGATTTCAAGCTGAAGGGTGGCGTGATGGCCGGCGCGGACGAGATGGAGGCGATCGCGGCGATCAAGGCGCGCTTTCCCGACGCCCGCGCGACGCTCGATCCGAACGGCGCGTGGTCGCTCGACGAAGCGGTCGCGCTGTGCCGCGGGCAAGGCCACCTGCTCGCGTATGCGGAGGACCCGTGCGGGCCGGAAGCCGGCTACTCGGGCCGCGAGGTGATGGCCGAGTTCCGCCGGGCGACCGGCATCCCGACCGCGACCAACATGATCGCGACCGACTGGCGGCAGATGGATCATGCGGTGCGGCTGCGGGCGGTCGACATCCCGCTCGCCGATCCGCACTTCTGGACGATGCAGGGTTCGGTGCGGCTCGCGCAGCTGTGCCGCGACTGGGGGCTCACGTGGGGTTCCCACTCGAACAATCACTTCGACGTGTCGCTCGCGATGTTCACCCATGCGGCCGCGGCGGCGCCCGGCACGATCACCGCGATCGACACGCACTGGATCTGGCAGGAAGGCGACGCGCGGCTCACGCGGGAACCGCTCGAGATCGTCGGCGGCCAGGTGGCCGTGCCCGAGCGGCCGGGGCTCGGGATCGAGCTCGACATGGCGCAGGTCGAGGCCGCGCATGCGCTGTATCGGGAGGTCGGTGGCACGGCGCGCGATGATGCGATGGCGATGCGGTATCTGGTGCCGGGGTGGACGTATGATCCGAAGCGGCCGAGTTTCGGGCGCGGGTGA
- a CDS encoding MFS transporter has translation MNPLHALPASVSATARRTRVRWLVLTVLFAVTTINYADRAAIAIAGPALARAMHLSHVQMGFIFSAFGWSYVIAQLPGGWLLDRFGSRIVYAFSIFFWSLFTLLQGGIGFFSGAAAFALLFGLRFLVGAAEAPSFPANSRIVSTWFPAAERGTASAIFNAAQYAATVVFAPLMGWLVHAFGWQSVFAVMGVLGFAFVLVWNRTMYDPKAHPRVNDAELDYLAEGGALVNIDQATGARDGGPSMRHVKALLRNRMLVGVYVAQYCINALTYFFITWFPVYLVQARGMSILNAGLVASIPAVCGFLGGILGGLVSDGLLKQGRSLSVARKVPIVIGMLLSMSMIVCNYTDSHVLVVLFMALSFFGKGLGALGWAVNADTAPRQIAGLSGALLNTCGNLSSITTPIAIGYIVDRSGSFNGALVYVVAHALVAVICYLFVVGEIRRVELN, from the coding sequence ATGAATCCGCTTCACGCATTGCCGGCATCCGTGTCGGCAACGGCCCGGCGCACCCGCGTGCGCTGGCTCGTGCTGACCGTGCTGTTCGCGGTCACGACGATCAACTATGCGGATCGAGCGGCGATCGCGATCGCCGGCCCGGCGCTCGCCCGCGCGATGCACCTGAGCCATGTGCAGATGGGCTTCATCTTCTCGGCGTTCGGCTGGTCGTACGTGATCGCGCAACTGCCGGGCGGCTGGCTGCTCGATCGCTTCGGGTCGCGCATCGTCTATGCGTTCAGCATCTTCTTCTGGTCGCTGTTCACGCTGCTGCAGGGCGGCATCGGCTTCTTCAGCGGTGCGGCCGCGTTCGCGCTGTTGTTCGGGCTGCGCTTCCTGGTCGGTGCGGCCGAGGCGCCGTCGTTCCCGGCCAACAGCCGGATCGTGTCCACCTGGTTCCCGGCCGCCGAACGCGGCACCGCATCGGCGATCTTCAACGCCGCGCAGTACGCGGCGACCGTCGTGTTCGCGCCGCTGATGGGCTGGCTCGTGCACGCGTTCGGCTGGCAGTCGGTGTTCGCGGTGATGGGCGTGCTCGGCTTCGCGTTCGTGCTCGTGTGGAATCGCACGATGTACGACCCGAAGGCGCACCCGCGCGTCAACGATGCGGAGCTGGACTATCTCGCCGAAGGCGGTGCGCTCGTCAACATCGACCAGGCGACCGGCGCGCGCGACGGCGGCCCGTCGATGCGTCACGTGAAGGCGCTGCTCAGGAACCGGATGCTCGTCGGCGTGTACGTCGCGCAGTATTGCATCAACGCGCTCACCTACTTCTTCATCACGTGGTTTCCCGTCTATCTCGTGCAGGCGCGCGGGATGTCGATCCTCAACGCGGGGCTGGTCGCGTCGATCCCGGCCGTGTGCGGGTTCCTCGGCGGGATTCTCGGCGGCCTCGTGTCCGACGGGCTGCTCAAGCAGGGCCGGTCGCTGTCGGTCGCGCGCAAGGTGCCGATCGTGATCGGCATGCTGCTGTCGATGTCGATGATTGTCTGCAACTACACCGACTCGCACGTGCTCGTCGTGCTGTTCATGGCGCTGTCGTTCTTCGGCAAGGGCCTCGGCGCGCTCGGCTGGGCCGTCAACGCCGACACCGCGCCGCGCCAGATCGCCGGCCTCAGCGGCGCGCTGCTCAATACCTGCGGCAATCTTTCCAGCATCACGACGCCGATCGCGATCGGCTATATCGTCGACCGCAGCGGCTCGTTCAACGGCGCGCTGGTGTATGTCGTCGCGCACGCACTCGTTGCCGTGATCTGCTATCTGTTCGTCGTCGGCGAAATTCGCCGCGTCGAGCTGAACTGA
- a CDS encoding DUF2239 family protein: MTLSTLLPSYTAFDGHRRLVSGPLATVALAVRQAAGDATPGTILIFDDATGRAIDLDLRGTADEIRARYAAAPADASAPASADEPRGRGRPKLGVVSREVTLLPRHWDWLATQPGGASVALRKLVEDARRTHAAADRRRDAQARAYHFMSAIAGDLPGFEEAARALYANDLARLAELIAGWPDDVRDHALALARGDLPPSTEDSDGAPMR, encoded by the coding sequence ATGACACTCTCCACGCTCCTTCCTTCGTACACGGCCTTCGACGGCCACCGGCGGCTCGTGTCGGGGCCGCTCGCGACGGTCGCGCTTGCGGTCCGGCAGGCTGCCGGCGACGCAACGCCCGGCACGATCCTGATCTTCGACGACGCGACCGGCCGCGCGATCGACCTCGACCTGCGCGGCACGGCGGACGAGATCCGCGCGCGATACGCGGCGGCGCCAGCCGATGCGTCCGCACCCGCCAGCGCTGACGAACCACGCGGCCGCGGCCGCCCGAAGCTCGGTGTCGTATCGCGCGAAGTCACGTTGCTGCCGCGTCACTGGGACTGGCTCGCTACGCAGCCGGGCGGCGCGTCGGTCGCGCTGCGCAAGCTCGTCGAGGACGCGCGGCGCACGCATGCGGCGGCCGACCGGCGTCGCGACGCGCAAGCGCGTGCGTATCACTTCATGTCCGCGATCGCGGGCGACCTGCCGGGTTTCGAGGAAGCCGCGCGTGCGCTGTATGCGAACGACCTCGCGCGACTGGCCGAGCTGATCGCCGGCTGGCCGGACGACGTGCGCGACCATGCGCTCGCGCTGGCGCGCGGCGACCTGCCGCCGTCGACCGAAGACTCTGACGGCGCGCCGATGCGATGA
- a CDS encoding carotenoid oxygenase family protein — protein MTVFDLNRGAIAPVADEVDVVGLRVTGTIPPELDGTLLRNGPNPPGGRFDGNDILSWWPEAAMLHAIAFENGRAAGYRNRWARTRRWAAVHAPAQAPHLPDTNPNVNLLQHAGELLALAEGGAPVAITAALDTLGAPARHAALDGAMTAHPKVDPVTGELILFRADWRKPWLRYGVADARGVQRVDLAVDVRAPSMMHDLAITETRSLLLDLNVGYDFAMLKQGHRMPLRWHDDRDARIGVIPRHGGDVRWFGIEPCFIQHVVNAYDCDVSCIVLDVVRYPWFLRLDARTGRFADNPLGELWRYVIDTANGLVDEGPLADGGIELPRINESRTGRGYRYLYAVEQPNNAEMRGVMRFDHVRGTTTRYAVPAGDQNGEPVFVPRPGGTDEDDGWLLVVVYRAATDTSDVVILDARAIDAAPVATVHLPRRVPAGFHGAWVPRERRA, from the coding sequence ATGACCGTATTCGACCTGAACCGGGGTGCGATTGCCCCGGTCGCCGACGAAGTCGACGTCGTCGGGCTGCGCGTGACCGGCACGATCCCGCCCGAACTCGACGGCACGCTGCTGCGCAACGGCCCGAATCCGCCGGGCGGCCGCTTCGACGGGAACGACATACTGTCGTGGTGGCCGGAAGCGGCGATGCTGCATGCGATCGCATTCGAAAACGGCCGCGCGGCCGGCTACCGGAACCGCTGGGCGCGCACGCGGCGCTGGGCCGCCGTGCATGCACCCGCGCAGGCACCGCACCTGCCCGACACCAATCCGAACGTGAACCTCCTGCAGCACGCGGGCGAATTGCTGGCGCTGGCCGAAGGGGGCGCGCCGGTCGCGATCACGGCCGCACTCGACACGCTCGGCGCACCCGCGCGGCACGCGGCGCTCGACGGCGCGATGACCGCGCATCCGAAGGTCGATCCGGTGACGGGCGAGCTGATCCTGTTTCGCGCGGACTGGCGCAAACCGTGGCTGCGCTATGGCGTCGCGGACGCGCGCGGCGTGCAGCGCGTCGACCTCGCCGTCGACGTGCGCGCGCCGTCGATGATGCACGACCTCGCGATCACCGAAACCCGCAGCCTGCTGCTCGACCTGAATGTCGGCTACGACTTCGCGATGCTGAAGCAGGGGCACCGGATGCCGCTGCGCTGGCACGACGACCGCGACGCACGGATCGGCGTGATCCCGCGCCACGGCGGCGACGTGCGCTGGTTCGGCATCGAGCCGTGCTTCATCCAGCACGTCGTGAACGCGTACGACTGCGACGTGTCGTGCATCGTGCTCGACGTGGTTCGCTATCCATGGTTCCTGCGGCTCGACGCGCGCACCGGTCGTTTTGCCGACAACCCGCTCGGCGAGCTGTGGCGCTACGTGATCGATACCGCGAACGGGCTGGTCGACGAAGGGCCGCTCGCCGACGGCGGCATCGAGCTGCCGCGCATCAACGAAAGCAGGACGGGGCGCGGCTACCGCTATCTGTATGCGGTCGAGCAGCCGAACAACGCGGAAATGCGCGGCGTGATGCGCTTCGACCACGTGCGCGGCACGACGACGCGTTACGCGGTGCCGGCCGGCGACCAGAACGGCGAACCGGTGTTCGTGCCGCGCCCGGGCGGTACCGACGAAGACGACGGCTGGCTGCTGGTGGTGGTCTACCGCGCGGCGACGGATACGAGCGACGTCGTGATTCTCGATGCCCGCGCGATCGATGCGGCGCCGGTCGCGACGGTGCACCTGCCGCGTCGCGTGCCCGCCGGCTTCCACGGCGCGTGGGTGCCGCGCGAGCGCCGGGCGTGA
- a CDS encoding ABC transporter permease: MAIPLTYIARNLWTRRLTIALTAGGMALVIFVFATVQMLDAGLTKTLVSTGEPDNAVVIRKGAETEIQSSIDHQQANALEMHPAVALGPDGRPRVSKEAVVLISLVKTSSGKPSNVVIRGVSPAGLALRPHVKLVAGRTFAPGSSEIVVGSAIAKGFSGTQLGDSLHFAQRDWTVVGVFDAGGSGFDSEIWGDVDQLMQSFRRTSYSSMVLRIPSADGFARFKADIDVDPRLTDEAKREQTFYGDQSKALSRFINILGITLSTIFSIAAMIGAMITMYASVANRTAEIGTLRALGFKRMNVLAAFLLEALLLGFVGGVAGLACASLMEFASFSTTNFQTFADLSFRFVLTPAIVVKTLLFSLVMGLVGGFLPAMRAARLNIVDALRAR; the protein is encoded by the coding sequence ATGGCGATTCCGTTGACCTACATCGCGCGCAACCTGTGGACCCGGCGGCTCACCATCGCCCTCACCGCGGGCGGGATGGCGCTCGTGATCTTCGTGTTCGCGACGGTGCAGATGCTCGACGCCGGGCTCACGAAGACACTCGTGTCGACCGGCGAACCCGATAACGCCGTGGTGATCCGCAAGGGCGCCGAAACCGAGATCCAGAGTTCGATCGACCACCAGCAGGCCAACGCGCTCGAGATGCATCCGGCCGTCGCGCTCGGCCCTGACGGCCGGCCGCGGGTGTCGAAGGAAGCCGTCGTGCTGATCTCGCTCGTGAAGACGTCGAGCGGCAAGCCGTCGAACGTCGTGATCCGCGGCGTGTCGCCGGCCGGCCTCGCGCTGCGGCCGCACGTGAAGCTCGTGGCCGGCCGCACGTTCGCGCCGGGTTCGTCGGAGATCGTCGTCGGCAGCGCGATCGCGAAAGGCTTCAGCGGCACGCAGCTCGGCGACAGCCTGCATTTCGCGCAGCGCGACTGGACCGTGGTCGGCGTGTTCGACGCCGGCGGCAGCGGCTTTGATTCGGAGATCTGGGGCGACGTCGACCAGCTGATGCAGTCGTTCCGGCGCACGAGCTACTCGTCGATGGTGCTGCGCATCCCGAGCGCCGACGGCTTCGCGCGCTTCAAGGCCGACATCGACGTCGACCCGCGGCTGACCGACGAGGCGAAGCGCGAACAGACTTTCTACGGCGACCAGTCGAAGGCGCTGTCGCGGTTCATCAACATTCTCGGCATCACGCTGTCGACGATCTTCTCGATTGCCGCGATGATCGGCGCGATGATCACGATGTACGCATCGGTCGCGAACCGCACCGCCGAGATCGGCACGCTGCGCGCGCTCGGCTTCAAGCGCATGAACGTGCTCGCCGCGTTCCTGCTGGAAGCGCTGCTGCTCGGCTTCGTCGGCGGCGTCGCGGGGCTCGCGTGCGCGTCGCTGATGGAGTTCGCGTCGTTCTCGACGACCAACTTCCAGACCTTCGCCGACCTGTCGTTCCGCTTCGTGCTGACGCCCGCGATCGTCGTGAAGACGCTGCTGTTCTCGCTGGTGATGGGCCTCGTCGGCGGGTTCCTGCCGGCGATGCGCGCCGCGCGGCTGAACATCGTCGACGCGCTGCGCGCGCGGTGA